The region TAGCGAGTCTCACCCACCATCAGAATGTTGGTCGTCCCGTCGGTCAGATCTCTGAACTTGGTACCGCTATTGGGATATAGGGTTCCATTGCGACCGTAGTACCGATTGCCAGCATTTGTACCGGCACACGTGTCTGAGCTGTCACCGCCCATGACGCCGTAGTAGTGGCTGATACGAGCGCCAATTTCTGGATTGGAAGGGCATAGGAAGGAATCAAGTTGAGGGATGAGGCTGGCATTGGCTCCGGACGTAGCCAAGTTGTTACCCCCAAAGCTCGCCGTCAGATCAAGCGTATCGTATAAGTTGTCTTGTTCGATATATGGCAGAATGGTGACTGTCCACGATGGGCCAACATTGGACGCGGTACCTTGCTTGCACCACGTTGCTGAAGAAGAGTTAACGTTGTAGTTCGAGCGATAGTCGCCTCCGGGAGGAAACGAAAGATTCGTGTCGTGATAGTTGTGAAGCGCCAACCCAATCTGCTTAAGCTTGTTGTTGCATGAGATTCGTCTTGCTGCTTCTCGTGCCTGCTGAACAGCTGGCAGCAATAGTGCTATGAGAATTCCAATGATGGCAATGACAACTAGCAGTTCAACAAGCGTAAACGCACGTTGTTTGAATGCACCCGACATAAAAGACCTCAAGTAAATAGATGAAATAATGCACTTGATGGATCGATCCAAGGCGACCAAAGCACCGCAACTCGTATTTTGCAATTGGCGTGCCGGATGTCTGACTGAAGCGAGGTCAGTCCGAGTAAGTCTCATGGCTGCAAGTGTTTAACTCTTGTTTATTGTTTTAGATCAAAAAAACAAAACAAGAACTTGTTCGTAGCCGTAAAATACTCGCGGAATCGGGCACTTGTAGAACCGAAACGTGCTGGTATTTCGAGCACCAGAATAATTCTTGCGCACGATGTCAGCACAACCGGAAGTCAGCAATAGTTTCGTCTTCGCTTAGAATGGCCTGATCAGGGATCGCATGCATGGGAAACCGTCATTGAAGACGGATTAGTTCAATATCTGTCAGCCAAAAAGCACAATTAGTTTTGGCTGGGACGTGTGCGCCCTCTTTCAATCGATTCGGCTAACAGCTTCTTTAACTCCTTGGCGATTTCCGGATGTACATCAACGAGATTGTGCTTCTCGCCGGGATCGATTGCCAGGTTATAGAGTTGGTCTGGGGCGTTATCCGCATTCGTGGAAGGCAACTGATATAGTTCGAGCATTCGATTATTGTCATACCGATTTCCACCGGAACCCTGGTGATTTAGGTACTTCCAATTACCTCGGCGTATAGCGAGTTTCATTTCGCCGAAGAAGCCTTGATGCAAGATGTAAGGTCGTATTGGCGCTCCTCTTTCCTGCTGCAGCATGGCCGGCATCATACTAAAACTGTCTTCGGCTGCGTCGTTGGGTAGCTGAGCTGCTACGACATCGGCAAAAGTTGCCATGACGTCCGTCAATGACATCATTTGTGAACAGGTCGTTTCCGCAGGAATCTT is a window of Bremerella sp. TYQ1 DNA encoding:
- a CDS encoding DUF1559 domain-containing protein produces the protein MSGAFKQRAFTLVELLVVIAIIGILIALLLPAVQQAREAARRISCNNKLKQIGLALHNYHDTNLSFPPGGDYRSNYNVNSSSATWCKQGTASNVGPSWTVTILPYIEQDNLYDTLDLTASFGGNNLATSGANASLIPQLDSFLCPSNPEIGARISHYYGVMGGDSSDTCAGTNAGNRYYGRNGTLYPNSGTKFRDLTDGTTNILMVGETRYNTDDGNSLVYWSSPGRGGINATPMNMAVLKFHINLFPEPSTPSDDNSYQSSGFSSYHPGGAFFTLGDASVSFMAETMDINVLQQLAIRNDSLPIGGF